The genomic segment CTGCGTGTTGGACGGGAAGACGATCAACTGGGCGTCCTGGCGCAATTCATTGCTTGGATAAAAGCTCAACAGCGCATCGAGAACAGCAAGGCTGTTGGACTGGATTCCGAGCAGCGCCATGGCCGCCGAAGCGTCCCTAAAGACCTTCCACTTGTCGGCAGTCTTGCCTTCCCTGATATCCGCCAGCGCCGTCTGGCGTCGCACCAGCGCAAGCGTCATCGGCCGCCGCCCGAAGGGCGTCGTGACATTTCCCGTCTCCATTGCCTCACCTTTCAGCAGGCAAAAGAAATGAACTCACCAAAACGGTGCCAAAGACTCTTGACGAGGATTCGAGGAAATGCGATTCTGTTCTTGCTACAGAGACAAAAGGGCTTCCGCGACGGCGACGTTGTGGGGGCTCTTTTCTTTTGCTGGTTACTCTCCCTGTTTGCGTTGATTGCCGTCGCGATACGCTTGATAGAGCGCCGGCACATGCTCGAGCACGAAGGCCGCAAAGTCCGGCGTCGCCTTCTTGTCGATCACGATCTCCAGTTTGGTCTTGCTCTGGCTCACCTGGGCAAGCCGGTCTCCTTCAGGGCTCGACAGGACATCCGGAAGCGCACGCGCGGCACGAGCCGGCTTCAGATGGCCGATCACCGCCTTGAACCGCTCCGCGGAAGGCAATGCCTGCACATCGTCCGACATGGCGAAACGGAGGGCGCTCGATGGGGCAGGGGCCTTTTCGAGCAGTTCGGCCAATTGCTGCCAGTTCGGCCGGCCGATACCCGGCGCCGCGCCGATGGCATCGATCAAGTCCGAGGGGAGGGCATCGACAAGCAGAAGCATCTTGGACAGGTTGCTCTTGTCGATCGACATCGCCGCGATGACGATCTCCCGCGGAAAATGCTTGTTGAGACGATAGGCAAAGCGCGCCTTCTCGATGAAGGTTAGGTCTTCGCGTTCGTTGTTCTCCTGCCCTTGCGCGACGACCAGTTGCTCGTCCGTTAGCGCGCGGACCACCGCCTTTACGGGCTGCCCCAGTTGCGACAGGGCCCGCAGCCGGCGATGGCCGAAGGCGACCTGATAGCGTCCGGATTGAACCGGATGAGGCCGCACAAGGATCGGAACCTGCTGGCCCTGTTCCCGGATCGACGCGAGGAGACCGTCGATCTCGCCCTGCATGCGATCCTGAACGAATGACGGTTCGATCGTCGATGCGTCCAATTCGATCACGACCTGGCCTTCCGACAGGCGCCGCTCGATTTCTTCAGCACGATCAAGACGCTCGTTCTGCTCTCGCAGGGCGTTGCCGATATTCGCCGTGAGCTTCGTCGCGGGGTCGCGTTCCTT from the Shinella zoogloeoides genome contains:
- the repB gene encoding plasmid partitioning protein RepB, with the translated sequence MSRKHILGVSTDVPSPSLPDDRTAKTRSMPLLGVARKERDPATKLTANIGNALREQNERLDRAEEIERRLSEGQVVIELDASTIEPSFVQDRMQGEIDGLLASIREQGQQVPILVRPHPVQSGRYQVAFGHRRLRALSQLGQPVKAVVRALTDEQLVVAQGQENNEREDLTFIEKARFAYRLNKHFPREIVIAAMSIDKSNLSKMLLLVDALPSDLIDAIGAAPGIGRPNWQQLAELLEKAPAPSSALRFAMSDDVQALPSAERFKAVIGHLKPARAARALPDVLSSPEGDRLAQVSQSKTKLEIVIDKKATPDFAAFVLEHVPALYQAYRDGNQRKQGE